The sequence CAAGCACATTGGGGGTCATAAGTGGGGGCATCTGGGTTCTGGGGAGTGAGTGAAGAATAATGATTACCGATGGTTAAGAGGCCAGTGAGATTCCCGCCGCCTCCACCAATGGGTTGGTTCGCCTTTTTTCATTACGCCAATAACCGCAAGTACCGTCGCTTCGATGAAGACGGGAAACGAACCGTTCCGCTTTGCTAGTTGCTGCAGAAGCCGAGCACGCCTGTCGGCGTGTTCGTTTCAACACCAACACGCTCGCACCCGCCGCCTCCACCATTCGACAAGCTCTTGGTCGCAAACCGTAAGTGTAGACCAAGAGAACCTTTAAACCGCCAAATCTCATTCGGCCACTTGGCAAACCGAGTAACCCTACCTATTTTGGCCTGCATGCAGTTCAAACCTTTCAAGCAAGGTCGTTTCAAAGATTTGCCCGTCAAGCCAAGGCGCCACCATCTCTTCTTTGAGACGGAAGCCATCGATCTTCAACTACAATCAAAGTGCTTTGGACCGATGAAGGTACACGTCCGCAAATACGGGAAAGGCCCAGCTCTTTTGCTGATTCATGGTTTCATGACCACCAGCTACTCTTGGAGATATGCTTTTGAAGAGCTTGGAAAACATTACACATGCTATGCTATCGACCTACCTGGAGCTGGCCGCACTGAGCCCGCCTTGCTTGGTTCTTACGCCCCCTCAGACCTTGCCGCCTGGCTAGCAGAAGTCATTCGCGAGCTTGATATTTTCGGCTGCCCTATCATCGGCAATTCTATGGGGGGTTATCTCGCCATGCACCTGGCATTGCAGGAGCCGCAAGCCATGAGCTGTCTGCTCAATTTACATTCTCCAGGCATTCCGGAGTTGCGCTTGCAACTTCTCGACTCCGCACTCAGTATTCCCGGCTCTAGACGTTTCTTGAAATGGGTCGTTCAGCGCGACCCCATGAAATTTGTTCACAAAAATGTACACTATTATGACGAAAGCCTTAAATCCCTCGAAGAAGCAGAAGAATATTCACGCACTCTAAAGACGCAAGATGGCGCCCTCGCCTTAGTCAAATATTTTGACGAAACCATGAATATTTCCCACATGAGAAATTTTGGCAGGACCCTGCGAGACTTGAAACATTTTCCGGTCCCCCTCCTATTGCTTTATGCTAAAAATGACCCGATGGTTTCACCGAAATTCGGCAAGGAATTTAAGAAGCTCATTCCAAACGCTGAACTCAAATATATCGACAAAGGGTCTCACTTTGCTCATGTAGATGGTGTGGAAGAGTTTATGGGTTCTGCTCTGCCATTTCTAGATCGTGTAAAATGTCGTTAGAGCGCGATTACCTAGAATAGAGATTAGCTGTTGTCACTGACCACTTGATAAAGAGATGGTTCTTCCTCAATATTATTAAACCTAGAGCTTAATCCCCATAACCACCCAATACCTGTATACCCTCAAACGGCAAAAGGTGGCGGGAA comes from Deltaproteobacteria bacterium and encodes:
- a CDS encoding alpha/beta hydrolase, with product MQFKPFKQGRFKDLPVKPRRHHLFFETEAIDLQLQSKCFGPMKVHVRKYGKGPALLLIHGFMTTSYSWRYAFEELGKHYTCYAIDLPGAGRTEPALLGSYAPSDLAAWLAEVIRELDIFGCPIIGNSMGGYLAMHLALQEPQAMSCLLNLHSPGIPELRLQLLDSALSIPGSRRFLKWVVQRDPMKFVHKNVHYYDESLKSLEEAEEYSRTLKTQDGALALVKYFDETMNISHMRNFGRTLRDLKHFPVPLLLLYAKNDPMVSPKFGKEFKKLIPNAELKYIDKGSHFAHVDGVEEFMGSALPFLDRVKCR